One Vitis riparia cultivar Riparia Gloire de Montpellier isolate 1030 chromosome 4, EGFV_Vit.rip_1.0, whole genome shotgun sequence genomic window carries:
- the LOC117912305 gene encoding ankyrin repeat-containing protein BDA1-like isoform X2, with product MEGEIKEPISVSHAALLGHVDFAKEILLQKPELAAELDYRRSSPLHLAAAKGYIEIVKELLFVNPEMCLACDRDGRNPVHLAAMRGHVDVLKELVQAKPHATWATLPLGETILHLCVKHNQLEALKLLVETAHAHEIMSAKDDNGFTILHLAVADKQLETINYLLSSTSIEVNAVNLNGCTALDILAQSRRDIQDMEISELLRHAGAAKAKNISFSAYEFGSSRTRSMSSDADDQNRVPCPIGKNCNEFNKKKDDWLDKQQSALMVVASLIATMAFQAGVSPPGDVWGDNSKYDPEGSPAPAPSSETPHTAGLSIMADNNPDAHTSFLVTNTISFLASLSIILLLISGLPINRRLFVWILMVIMWIAVTAMILTYLVSITVLTPNHELDHLSYMVKVAAYAWTCLVALLLVDLILKMIKKLIKWKGRSSSMIISGTTTI from the exons ATGGAGGGAGAAATCAAAGAACCCATTTCAGTTAGTCATG CAGCCCTGCTTGGACATGTGGACTTTGCGAAGGAGATTCTACTTCAAAAGCCTGAACTTGCTGCAGAGTTAGATTATAGACGATCTTCTCCGCTTCACTTGGCCGCAGCAAAAGGGTACATTGAAATAGTAAAAGAATTGTTATTTGTAAACCCTGAGATGTGCCTTGCTTGTGATCGAGATGGGAGAAATCCTGTTCATCTAGCCGCCATGCGGGGTCATGTGGATGTCTTGAAAGAGTTAGTCCAAGCCAAACCTCATGCAACTTGGGCCACCTTGCCGCTGGGTGAGACCATATTACATCTGTGTGTGAAACACAATCAATTGGAAGCTCTGAAGTTGTTGGTGGAAACTGCACATGCTCATGAGATCATGAGTGCTAAGGACGACAATGGCTTCACAATCCTGCACCTAGCAGTTGCAGATAAACAACTTGAG ACCATAAACTATCTACTTTCAAGTACATCCATTGAAGTAAATGCGGTGAACCTGAATGGATGCACAGCATTGGACATTCTGGCACAAAGTCGCAGAGATATACAAGATATGGAAATCAGTGAGTTACTCCGACATGCTGGAGCTGCAAAGGCAAAGAACATTTCTTTTTCTGCTTATGAATTTGGAAGCAGTAGGACAAGGAGCATGTCTTCAGATGCAGATGATCAAAACAGGGTGCCATGCCCTATAGGAAAGAACTGCAATGAGTTTAATAAGAAGAAAGACGACTGGTTGGACAAGCAGCAGTCTGCATTAATGGTTGTGGCATCGCTGATTGCTACCATGGCCTTCCAAGCTGGTGTGAGCCCTCCTGGTGATGTATGGGGTGACAACTCAAAATATGATCCTGAAGGTAGCCCAGCACCGGCACCCAGTTCAGAGACTCCACACACTGCAGGGTTATCCATAATGGCTGATAATAACCCAGATGCACATACTTCTTTCCTTGTCACCAACACCATCAGTTTCCTTGCATCTCTCAGCATCATTCTATTGCTCATAAGCGGGTTGCCCATCAACCGTAGGCTTTTTGTGTGGATTTTGATGGTGATAATGTGGATTGCAGTCACAGCAATGATACTGACCTATCTGGTCTCCATAACAGTTCTCACACCCAACCATGAGCTGGATCACCTCTCTTACATGGTAAAGGTTGCAGCATATGCTTGGACTTGCTTGGTGGCTCTTCTTCTTGTTGACCTCATTCTGAAGATGATAAAGAAGTTAATTAAATGGAAAGGACGCTCAAGCTCAATGATCATCAGTGGCACCACTACTATTTGA
- the LOC117912305 gene encoding ankyrin repeat-containing protein BDA1-like isoform X1, which translates to MCTHTQKKMLHKVEVEGSVTSLHELLQKDPIITERERMEQMLYEAAAQGSVTSLYELLLKDPLIIDRVMLNSTETPLHIAALLGHVDFAKEILLQKPELAAELDYRRSSPLHLAAAKGYIEIVKELLFVNPEMCLACDRDGRNPVHLAAMRGHVDVLKELVQAKPHATWATLPLGETILHLCVKHNQLEALKLLVETAHAHEIMSAKDDNGFTILHLAVADKQLETINYLLSSTSIEVNAVNLNGCTALDILAQSRRDIQDMEISELLRHAGAAKAKNISFSAYEFGSSRTRSMSSDADDQNRVPCPIGKNCNEFNKKKDDWLDKQQSALMVVASLIATMAFQAGVSPPGDVWGDNSKYDPEGSPAPAPSSETPHTAGLSIMADNNPDAHTSFLVTNTISFLASLSIILLLISGLPINRRLFVWILMVIMWIAVTAMILTYLVSITVLTPNHELDHLSYMVKVAAYAWTCLVALLLVDLILKMIKKLIKWKGRSSSMIISGTTTI; encoded by the exons AtgtgcacacacacacagaaGAAAATGCTTCACAAAGTAGAAGTTGAAGGAAGTGTAACTTCCTTGCATGAATTGCTTCAAAAAGATCCCATAattacagagagagagagaatggagCAAATGCTTTACGAAGCAGCAGCACAAGGAAGTGTAACTTCTTTGTATGAATTGCTTCTAAAAGATCCATTGATTATTGACAGAGTTATGCTGAATTCTACTGAGACTCCTTTGCATATAGCAGCCCTGCTTGGACATGTGGACTTTGCGAAGGAGATTCTACTTCAAAAGCCTGAACTTGCTGCAGAGTTAGATTATAGACGATCTTCTCCGCTTCACTTGGCCGCAGCAAAAGGGTACATTGAAATAGTAAAAGAATTGTTATTTGTAAACCCTGAGATGTGCCTTGCTTGTGATCGAGATGGGAGAAATCCTGTTCATCTAGCCGCCATGCGGGGTCATGTGGATGTCTTGAAAGAGTTAGTCCAAGCCAAACCTCATGCAACTTGGGCCACCTTGCCGCTGGGTGAGACCATATTACATCTGTGTGTGAAACACAATCAATTGGAAGCTCTGAAGTTGTTGGTGGAAACTGCACATGCTCATGAGATCATGAGTGCTAAGGACGACAATGGCTTCACAATCCTGCACCTAGCAGTTGCAGATAAACAACTTGAG ACCATAAACTATCTACTTTCAAGTACATCCATTGAAGTAAATGCGGTGAACCTGAATGGATGCACAGCATTGGACATTCTGGCACAAAGTCGCAGAGATATACAAGATATGGAAATCAGTGAGTTACTCCGACATGCTGGAGCTGCAAAGGCAAAGAACATTTCTTTTTCTGCTTATGAATTTGGAAGCAGTAGGACAAGGAGCATGTCTTCAGATGCAGATGATCAAAACAGGGTGCCATGCCCTATAGGAAAGAACTGCAATGAGTTTAATAAGAAGAAAGACGACTGGTTGGACAAGCAGCAGTCTGCATTAATGGTTGTGGCATCGCTGATTGCTACCATGGCCTTCCAAGCTGGTGTGAGCCCTCCTGGTGATGTATGGGGTGACAACTCAAAATATGATCCTGAAGGTAGCCCAGCACCGGCACCCAGTTCAGAGACTCCACACACTGCAGGGTTATCCATAATGGCTGATAATAACCCAGATGCACATACTTCTTTCCTTGTCACCAACACCATCAGTTTCCTTGCATCTCTCAGCATCATTCTATTGCTCATAAGCGGGTTGCCCATCAACCGTAGGCTTTTTGTGTGGATTTTGATGGTGATAATGTGGATTGCAGTCACAGCAATGATACTGACCTATCTGGTCTCCATAACAGTTCTCACACCCAACCATGAGCTGGATCACCTCTCTTACATGGTAAAGGTTGCAGCATATGCTTGGACTTGCTTGGTGGCTCTTCTTCTTGTTGACCTCATTCTGAAGATGATAAAGAAGTTAATTAAATGGAAAGGACGCTCAAGCTCAATGATCATCAGTGGCACCACTACTATTTGA
- the LOC117912305 gene encoding ankyrin repeat-containing protein BDA1-like isoform X3 yields the protein MEGEIKEPISVSHALLGHVDFAKEILLQKPELAAELDYRRSSPLHLAAAKGYIEIVKELLFVNPEMCLACDRDGRNPVHLAAMRGHVDVLKELVQAKPHATWATLPLGETILHLCVKHNQLEALKLLVETAHAHEIMSAKDDNGFTILHLAVADKQLETINYLLSSTSIEVNAVNLNGCTALDILAQSRRDIQDMEISELLRHAGAAKAKNISFSAYEFGSSRTRSMSSDADDQNRVPCPIGKNCNEFNKKKDDWLDKQQSALMVVASLIATMAFQAGVSPPGDVWGDNSKYDPEGSPAPAPSSETPHTAGLSIMADNNPDAHTSFLVTNTISFLASLSIILLLISGLPINRRLFVWILMVIMWIAVTAMILTYLVSITVLTPNHELDHLSYMVKVAAYAWTCLVALLLVDLILKMIKKLIKWKGRSSSMIISGTTTI from the exons ATGGAGGGAGAAATCAAAGAACCCATTTCAGTTAGTCATG CCCTGCTTGGACATGTGGACTTTGCGAAGGAGATTCTACTTCAAAAGCCTGAACTTGCTGCAGAGTTAGATTATAGACGATCTTCTCCGCTTCACTTGGCCGCAGCAAAAGGGTACATTGAAATAGTAAAAGAATTGTTATTTGTAAACCCTGAGATGTGCCTTGCTTGTGATCGAGATGGGAGAAATCCTGTTCATCTAGCCGCCATGCGGGGTCATGTGGATGTCTTGAAAGAGTTAGTCCAAGCCAAACCTCATGCAACTTGGGCCACCTTGCCGCTGGGTGAGACCATATTACATCTGTGTGTGAAACACAATCAATTGGAAGCTCTGAAGTTGTTGGTGGAAACTGCACATGCTCATGAGATCATGAGTGCTAAGGACGACAATGGCTTCACAATCCTGCACCTAGCAGTTGCAGATAAACAACTTGAG ACCATAAACTATCTACTTTCAAGTACATCCATTGAAGTAAATGCGGTGAACCTGAATGGATGCACAGCATTGGACATTCTGGCACAAAGTCGCAGAGATATACAAGATATGGAAATCAGTGAGTTACTCCGACATGCTGGAGCTGCAAAGGCAAAGAACATTTCTTTTTCTGCTTATGAATTTGGAAGCAGTAGGACAAGGAGCATGTCTTCAGATGCAGATGATCAAAACAGGGTGCCATGCCCTATAGGAAAGAACTGCAATGAGTTTAATAAGAAGAAAGACGACTGGTTGGACAAGCAGCAGTCTGCATTAATGGTTGTGGCATCGCTGATTGCTACCATGGCCTTCCAAGCTGGTGTGAGCCCTCCTGGTGATGTATGGGGTGACAACTCAAAATATGATCCTGAAGGTAGCCCAGCACCGGCACCCAGTTCAGAGACTCCACACACTGCAGGGTTATCCATAATGGCTGATAATAACCCAGATGCACATACTTCTTTCCTTGTCACCAACACCATCAGTTTCCTTGCATCTCTCAGCATCATTCTATTGCTCATAAGCGGGTTGCCCATCAACCGTAGGCTTTTTGTGTGGATTTTGATGGTGATAATGTGGATTGCAGTCACAGCAATGATACTGACCTATCTGGTCTCCATAACAGTTCTCACACCCAACCATGAGCTGGATCACCTCTCTTACATGGTAAAGGTTGCAGCATATGCTTGGACTTGCTTGGTGGCTCTTCTTCTTGTTGACCTCATTCTGAAGATGATAAAGAAGTTAATTAAATGGAAAGGACGCTCAAGCTCAATGATCATCAGTGGCACCACTACTATTTGA
- the LOC117912687 gene encoding ankyrin repeat-containing protein BDA1-like, translated as MSWCMLLRERERERMERMLYEAAMEGSVASLQQLLQQDRLILDRVIVDCITETPLHVAAMLGHTDFVKEILCLKPELARELDSRGFSPLHLASAKGYTEVVKALLLVDPDMCFACDRYGRNPLHLAAMKGRFDVLKELVRARPHAARARAERGETILHLCVKQNQLEALKFLVETMDDHNDLVNTRDNNGFTILHLAVADKQIETVNYLLNNTRVEVNALNTSGLTALDILVHGLRDVGDLDIGEALRVTGAMRAMNTHLPNHHPQVLQLTSEGDRSMKSKGKEHWLTRKRDALMVVASLIATMAFQAAVNPPGGAWQDNSTQNSQDTQAGQSHATGKAIMADSNEEYYRLYLSYNTTGFISSLSIILMLITGLPFTHRLFMWMLTVVVWVAITSMALTYRTAMTFLTPDSAEAAVTNIIVVGVAVWCGVMALVLVGHTIRLLVASFRKLGKLCWRERRLQSSLVYANHTNISF; from the exons ATGTCTTGGTGTATGTTgctcagagagagagagagagagaggatggAGAGAATGCTTTATGAAGCTGCAATGGAAGGGAGTGTGGCTTCCTTGCAGCAGCTGCTTCAACAAGATAGATTGATTCTCGATAGAGTTATTGTAGATTGCATCACAGAAACTCCTCTACATGTAGCAGCAATGCTTGGGCACACAGATTTTGTGAAAGAGATATTATGCCTAAAGCCTGAACTTGCCAGAGAGCTGGATTCTCGAGGATTTTCGCCTCTTCACTTGGCTTCTGCGAAAGGGTATACTGAAGTAGTCAAAGCTTTGCTACTGGTTGACCCTGATATGTGTTTTGCTTGTGACAGATATGGGAGAAACCCTCTTCATCTTGCTGCTATGAAAGGCCGCTTTGATGTCCTGAAAGAGTTGGTTCGAGCCAGGCCCCATGCAGCTCGGGCCAGGGCGGAGAGGGGTGAGACCATATTGCATCTATGCGTGAAACAAAATCAGCTGGAGGCTCTGAAGTTTTTGGTGGAGACCATGGATGATCACAATGACTTAGTCAATACTAGGGATAACAATGGCTTCACCATCCTGCACTTAGCGGTTGCTGATAAACAGATCGAG ACTGTAAACTATTTGCTCAACAATACTAGAGTCGAAGTAAATGCTCTAAACACAAGTGGGCTCACGGCACTGGATATTTTAGTACATGGTCTCAGAGATGTGGGTGACTTGGACATTGGAGAGGCCCTTCGAGTCACTGGAGCCATGAGAGCAATGAACACTCATTTGCCCAATCATCATCCCCAAGTTCTGCAGCTAACCTCAGAAGGTGATCGCAGTATGAAAAGCAAAGGTAAAGAGCACTGGCTGACAAGGAAGCGGGATGCATTAATGGTGGTGGCCTCGCTCATTGCGACAATGGCGTTTCAAGCTGCAGTGAACCCTCCTGGAGGTGCGTGGCAAGACAACTCAACGCAGAATTCCCAAGATACACAAGCTGGACAATCGCACGCAACAGGGAAAGCTATCATGGCGGACAGCAACGAGGAATACTACCGTCTCTACCTCAGTTACAACACAACGGGTTTCATATCATCATTGAGCATAATCCTGATGCTTATCACCGGACTACCTTTCACACACCGCCTTTTCATGTGGATGCTGACTGTGGTTGTGTGGGTGGCCATCACATCCATGGCCCTCACTTACAGAACTGCAATGACCTTTCTCACACCAGACAGTGCAGAGGCAGCAGTGACTAATATAATAGTAGTCGGAGTTGCAGTGTGGTGTGGTGTGATGGCTCTTGTTCTAGTGGGGCACACGATTCGCTTATTGGTAGCTTCATTTAGAAAGTTGGGAAAACTTTGTTGGAGAGAAAGAAGACTGCAGTCAAGTTTAGTGTATGCAAACCACACCAACATATCATTTTGA